Proteins found in one Channa argus isolate prfri chromosome 7, Channa argus male v1.0, whole genome shotgun sequence genomic segment:
- the dbpb gene encoding D site albumin promoter binding protein b isoform X2, with translation MKISLQGNKVLCKTTSQRHSHPATCPIVRYSGQFASPLQVPQVSFCDPIWSRMSRQLSQLPTPDLPAGASPQFGSCTQPAGSLTGGHLNSLTGLKSLLQHPMKGDQRLKSPCDGKVKDRLDLDEDSLGVCPVRNGNGIGSSNNSNGCGGGGGGGGGGNGGGSFNQFLGPLLWDRTLPADGGLFQLQYMDLEEFLTENGMGSMHNNNSSSSAQIPSQSSQSAVPNQSSQCLPPSSPPGSSSSSPSSSSSPSLIGLEVAQPQSLAGGTDCLHGSQTSMNDSCESPSSSSSSSCPPLLTPTDSGPDGVGMFDMDSSDMAMSNVSSQQNFDPRRHSFSEEELKPQPMIKKARKILVPDNMKDEKYWARRYKNNEAAKRSRDARRLKENQISVRAAYLERENAALRQEVAEMRKELGRCRNILSKYENRLADQ, from the exons ATGAAAATATCTCTGCAAGGAAATAAGGTGCTCTGCAAAACTACAAGTCAAAG gcacagtcATCCAGCTACTTGTCCTATTGTTAGGTACTCAGGTCAGTTTGCCTCGCCCCTTCAAGTGCCCCAGGTGTCTTTCTGTGACCCCATCTGGTCCAGGATGTCCAGGCAGCTTTCCCAGCTTCCGACCCCCGACCTCCCAGCTGGTGCAAGCCCACAGTTTGGAAGTTGTACTCAGCCTGCAGGCTCTCTCACAGGGGGTCATCTTAACTCTCTGACAGGTCTGAAATCCCTTCTACAGCACCCTATGAAAGGAGACCAGCGTTTGAAAAGCCCCTGTGATGGGAAAG TTAAAGACAGACTGGACCTGGATGAGGACTCTTTGGGAGTGTGCCCTGTGAGGAATGGCAATGGAATAGGCAGCAGTAACAACAGTAATggctgtggaggaggtggtggtggtggtggtggtgggaacGGAGGAGGAAGCTTCAACCAGTTCTTGGGGCCTCTTCTGTGGGATCGCACCCTCCCTGCAGATGGGGGTCTATTTCAGCTTCAGTACATGGACTTAGAGGAGTTTCTGACAGAAAATGGAATGGGCAGCATGCATAACAACAACAGCTCCAGTTCAGCCCAGATCCCCTCACAGAGCTCCCAGTCAGCTGTACCCAATCAGAGTTCCCAGTGCCTACCGCCCTCATCCCCACCTggctcttcatcctcctcaccctcttcctcttcttccccaTCTCTTATTGGTTTGGAGGTGGCTCAGCCACAGAGCCTTGCAGGAGGGACTGACTGTCTACATG GCAGTCAGACGAGTATGAATGACTCCTGTGAGTcaccctcttcttcctcctcatcttcctgtCCACCTCTGCTGACGCCCACGGACAGCGGGCCAGATGGTGTTGGGATGTTTGACATGGATTCTTCAGACATGGCAATGTCCAACGTCTCTAGCCAGCAGAACTTCGACCCCAGGAGGCATTCTTTCAGCGAAGAGGAGCTCAAACCACAGCCAATGATCAAGAAGGCCCGCAAAATCCTGGTGCCTGACAACATGAAG GATGAGAAATACTGGGCCAGAAGGtataaaaacaatgaagcagCAAAGCGTTCCCGAGATGCTCGCCGTCTCAAGGAGAACCAGATATCTGTTCGTGCTGCCTACCTGGAACGAGAGAACGCCGCCCTCCGACAGGAAGTGGCTGAGATGCGGAAGGAACTGGGCCGCTGTCGCAACATCCTTAGTAAATATGAGAACCGCCTTGCTGACCAGTGA
- the dbpb gene encoding D site albumin promoter binding protein b isoform X1: protein MKISLQGNKVLCKTTSQRHSHPATCPIVRYSGQFASPLQVPQVSFCDPIWSRMSRQLSQLPTPDLPAGASPQFGSCTQPAGSLTGGHLNSLTGLKSLLQHPMKGDQRLKSPCDGKAVKDRLDLDEDSLGVCPVRNGNGIGSSNNSNGCGGGGGGGGGGNGGGSFNQFLGPLLWDRTLPADGGLFQLQYMDLEEFLTENGMGSMHNNNSSSSAQIPSQSSQSAVPNQSSQCLPPSSPPGSSSSSPSSSSSPSLIGLEVAQPQSLAGGTDCLHGSQTSMNDSCESPSSSSSSSCPPLLTPTDSGPDGVGMFDMDSSDMAMSNVSSQQNFDPRRHSFSEEELKPQPMIKKARKILVPDNMKDEKYWARRYKNNEAAKRSRDARRLKENQISVRAAYLERENAALRQEVAEMRKELGRCRNILSKYENRLADQ, encoded by the exons ATGAAAATATCTCTGCAAGGAAATAAGGTGCTCTGCAAAACTACAAGTCAAAG gcacagtcATCCAGCTACTTGTCCTATTGTTAGGTACTCAGGTCAGTTTGCCTCGCCCCTTCAAGTGCCCCAGGTGTCTTTCTGTGACCCCATCTGGTCCAGGATGTCCAGGCAGCTTTCCCAGCTTCCGACCCCCGACCTCCCAGCTGGTGCAAGCCCACAGTTTGGAAGTTGTACTCAGCCTGCAGGCTCTCTCACAGGGGGTCATCTTAACTCTCTGACAGGTCTGAAATCCCTTCTACAGCACCCTATGAAAGGAGACCAGCGTTTGAAAAGCCCCTGTGATGGGAAAG CAGTTAAAGACAGACTGGACCTGGATGAGGACTCTTTGGGAGTGTGCCCTGTGAGGAATGGCAATGGAATAGGCAGCAGTAACAACAGTAATggctgtggaggaggtggtggtggtggtggtggtgggaacGGAGGAGGAAGCTTCAACCAGTTCTTGGGGCCTCTTCTGTGGGATCGCACCCTCCCTGCAGATGGGGGTCTATTTCAGCTTCAGTACATGGACTTAGAGGAGTTTCTGACAGAAAATGGAATGGGCAGCATGCATAACAACAACAGCTCCAGTTCAGCCCAGATCCCCTCACAGAGCTCCCAGTCAGCTGTACCCAATCAGAGTTCCCAGTGCCTACCGCCCTCATCCCCACCTggctcttcatcctcctcaccctcttcctcttcttccccaTCTCTTATTGGTTTGGAGGTGGCTCAGCCACAGAGCCTTGCAGGAGGGACTGACTGTCTACATG GCAGTCAGACGAGTATGAATGACTCCTGTGAGTcaccctcttcttcctcctcatcttcctgtCCACCTCTGCTGACGCCCACGGACAGCGGGCCAGATGGTGTTGGGATGTTTGACATGGATTCTTCAGACATGGCAATGTCCAACGTCTCTAGCCAGCAGAACTTCGACCCCAGGAGGCATTCTTTCAGCGAAGAGGAGCTCAAACCACAGCCAATGATCAAGAAGGCCCGCAAAATCCTGGTGCCTGACAACATGAAG GATGAGAAATACTGGGCCAGAAGGtataaaaacaatgaagcagCAAAGCGTTCCCGAGATGCTCGCCGTCTCAAGGAGAACCAGATATCTGTTCGTGCTGCCTACCTGGAACGAGAGAACGCCGCCCTCCGACAGGAAGTGGCTGAGATGCGGAAGGAACTGGGCCGCTGTCGCAACATCCTTAGTAAATATGAGAACCGCCTTGCTGACCAGTGA